A stretch of DNA from Cryptomeria japonica chromosome 4, Sugi_1.0, whole genome shotgun sequence:
CCGAAATGCAATCTATGCGGATGAATGCAGATGTTAGGGTTTTTACTGTCGGCTCTTGGAGAGTAGATGTGATGGGGCAATGGATCCTTCTATTCATAATTTCCATGCAAATTATCCTGCACCATGGACTCTCTTTTGTGCCAACTCCTCCCCTACAGTGGcctttcatgagaaaatacaaaatAAAGTGGCGACAGATGAAGAATATTTTGCAAAATTAGGGTTGGTGGGAAGGTTTTGGGGACTTTTACCAAGTCTCCCTGATTTATAGGGTTGGATAATAAAGATACTTGGGGGCCTATTTTAGAAGGAGATATTTAGATCTAtctttgaggtcttttttgtagtggtTTTTGATAGGGTTCACCTAGAAATACAATTCTTTGTGACTACCAATGGAGTTTAGAGAAACATCTGTTTATGTTAAAACTATGGCAGCCTTTGTTCAACCTTTCTATTAAGTCTTTCAATGCTATTttaataggggaagagcaccaattacTATGTATTTTTAGCTACTCTTTTTTAAGCATTTTTTAACCATAATTAGCCTATTTGcgcacctttattggtacccattgTGCACGActactggggcatttgtgcataagtgttggtgattttaagtgcatggttattggggcatctttaagtaggtatccaatgacactttgaaatgtgtactttttgactctTGTGCGCATTATGGATCCCATGACATATATTGTTACTATCCAAAAGCCAAaataatagctataagtagttaagtttcATGTGAAGACAACAAAATAATATTGTCAACATCTGATGTACCATTTAGAATCtgtgggtgcacaaagttagctataacgactTACTGGTACGCTTTCCCTATGAGTAAGACTTCTCAATCTctagtgtaattttttttttaatattgttttgaaGCAATAGGAAATGGGTGGATGAGGGCTCTTCAAACTATTTTCATATGACCTAAATGCTCGTATCCTAGTACCTTCTAGCTTATATTTGTTTAAAATCCATTGATGAGGAATGGAGCAGCTAATGGATTATGAGgtaatttttcttttgatgttgtaGAGTACATGCAATATTGCTACAATTTTTTCAATGTACAAAAGTGATAACTAGGCTTCTTGGTGAAAAATGCTTCCCCATCACTATTTGTAAGAAAATAAATAGGGAGAAACTCCTCCCACTACTTCCTTAGAAAGAGATATTATGAAGGGTGGTCATATGGATTTATCAAGAGGTGAGTAGGCCCCACTAAGGACCAAGGGGGAGTCAAAAGTGACTATGCAGACACATAAAAAGTAGtgttatcagatttccacaatccattttaatATTCAGTGATTTGTTTCTGAATTCGATTGTGTATACCAATTttttttcatcaaatccaaaaacaaatcaCTGAATACATAAAAAAGTAAGTTATATAAGGGGCACATGTTATGATGTGCGCTTTTCCTCTTATATAGATTGTATATAGCTTGCTAGGAAAGAAACCTCTTGCTAGGAAAGAAATTGATGAGTCTTCTAATGTTCCTTTGGAATGTGAAGTGGAGATGGATTAGATGgagggttttgaaattttttgtttagAAGGAATAGGTAAGTCTCTAAAGAAACTAGAAGAAGTAGTTGGTGATGGGACATGAAAACACAATTGCATTGTGGTACAAAGGAAAATTAAAACAAACAAGGTTATTTTCAACATGTATCTTGTCTCCCATTCCAAATTTGAAGCAATGTCTTAAAATCAAGGCACTATGAATTCATATATATGGGCCCAATTTTTTGTTTGTGCCCATTAATGGGTTTTGGTATTCTCAATGTAAaaccttttatttatttttaatatagagTGTATCCCCTTAGTTGCTATTTaccataaaaaaaataatatatattgaaAGTTGTGTTATAATCcccttaatttttgttttattttatttggtatttaaaaaaaaaggattATGACACATCTTtcaatattgataaaaaaaaaatgtcacaTAATGTCAAGCTCTCTCTTACCTTTCTTACCATATTTTTTTTAACGTTCCCAATATGTTAAGGTTTTGGTGTTCAACTTTTTTGTTTTGCTAATGTCTTTCTTTTACAAAAAAAtaacatttattatattatctaCTCATCCAAATATGAAACAAATTACATATTTACATTCTAGATTCTTTTTATACACAAAAACATTTACTTTTGGTTAGTTTGTTAGACAAGGGGAGCAtgctcaacttcttcttcttcttctttttacaTGTGtctaatttaaaaattaataaaaataataaatttaataaaaagttAGCAAAACAATAAGTAAAGCATAAACTTCATGATGTTAGCTAATTTTCCACTAAATTGATTTGTGAAATacttaaaagaaattcaagatttaggGGGATCAAACAAGTCACTATCTTATAGTTTTCTAACAAAAATAGATGTTATAGTTTTCTAACAAAAATATTAGCACTTTGTGTGCTCACCCTATTTGAACCTCTTAATCTCtatcatttgaaaaaaaaattagtttgcaaAGTAGATTTAGAATATTAAGACTttttttcttgtttcatcttcaaattttatgTTTGACCATCTTTTATTTCTCATTTTCATGTACATATCCCCATGCTTTTATACTTCATTTTTAATGACTACTTACTCTGCATACACAAAATTGTTGTATATATATACCAAGAATTTCTAATACACATTAGCAATTTAGATTGTAAAAACTTTCAATAAGGCATCTCTTTTTTTAGCGTGTTTACTCATCTTAGGATTTCAATGTTGGATATTGAGTAAATTTTTGTAGCATGGATTTTCACTTAAAAATATTTTCTTAGGTAATGTCATTGTGTAGTGTTCTTCAGGAATcctattatttcatcatttttttacATCTCTCTTTATATAATAGTGTAAGAAATATTTTATCACATTTTTTACATCTCTCCTTATAGAATAGAATAAGAAATATTTCTACGCTCTCAATTTCCTTtctaaaataaaatactaaaaaatctttattatcatctatttaataaatataatacaCATATTATTTCTTATACccaatatctatttaattattttacttctTTGAACACACTTCTATCCATTTTTgtaatcattttattttctttcctataAACACCATTTTGTTATGGTATGTAGCTACCTTTAAAATGTCTCTTGATTCTATGTATTTTATAAAATTCTTTAACAATCATTCAATGTAAAGTCACTTTTCCCATTAGTCTTTCATATCTTCAAATTATTTTCACTTTGCTTCTCCATTAATGCATTGAATAGCTGAGAGATTATGAATGGCcctttatttttgtttaaaaataatatagatttatttttatcaaaatcatctatgAATGTTATGAAGTATTTGATTTTCTAAAGTTTTTCTATAAACCCACAAATATTTGATGTACAAGCTCTACTAGATTTGAAGCTCTCCGTTTTTTaaataatactttttttttttctttttttaaatacaaCCTTTCCAAGCTAGATTCTCTTTTTTTGTTAGCAACAATATTATATTGTTAACTTCCAAGAATTTTCAAATATAAGATGCCTCAACCGTGACTAACTTTTTATAGTATCATTAaaacttttcttttaaaaaaaatcttaaatattTGATGGAAGTATTCAGTTTTTTATCATTCTCATTTTTGTTATGAGTCTATTGTTTCCATCTCTATTTatgcatgtttcattttcaatataaAGTCTAACCTTTATGGATGAGCTCCTATATGTTTATATTGTTATGCTTCAATCTAGACATCTAATGAAAATCAAGGATATATTTTATTTCACCTATTTGTATGAGTTAAATGTTGTTCTTTTTCAAAACAAGAACTTTGTTTTTATTTATGTagctttattttatatttaatagattcatcaaattttgaagatATATCACTATTTACAGTCATATTATTGCTACATTCACTATCCAAATACCACATGTAGTTTGTGCTTTCTTCAACAACATTACATGCTATTAAAAGAAATTAGAATTTATCtttatctattttattaaatatcttataaTTATGCTTCTAATTAATGTCCGAATTTTATATACTAGAAAAGATATAATAGTTAATCTTATTGTACATCTAATTTCATCCTCCTTGTTGgtggtttcttcttcttcttcatcatctattATTTGTCCATCTTGCGTCATGATAGTAATAGTTGTTTCAATGTAGTAATTGTTTTTAACCCTCTTAAAAAAAATTTCCTCCTTTGCCTCTACTAATAGTTCCCCTTTTTTTTCTATCAAAACTTGTAGATAATTGTTGAAATTATTCTCTTTTGAGGGAGTCAATTAAGTCATTACTCATGAGTTTCTAAATAACCCATTACTTCATACATAAATAATTTTGACATGTGCTAGGCTCTTCAATGTTTATCAATGATGGTATTAAACCTTACTCTAGTATAATTCTCAAAATTTTCTCCACAATTCTCTTGTTGTCCATTGTCTATCCATATGACTGAATAAGCTCTTCAATGTTTATCAATGATGGTATTAAACCTTTCTCTAGTATAATTCTCAAAATTTTCTCCACAATTCTCTTGTTGTCCATTGTCTATCCATATGACTGAATAATTAATTGAGCATGTGCATTATATGACTAAAATAGTAATTCATTGTTTTAGACTcatttatttaatatttcttaaCTCCCTTCTAAAAATTTGCTATCTCATCAATTTGATTTTGCTAGTGTCTTGGTAAGCATTCTTAGGCTATCCCATGCTTAGAATATCCATGCCTTATTGTATGGAAAACTTGGTTTAAACATATTTTCTCATAATTTCTTTTAGAAGCTCCTATATTTGTGTTATAATATCATAAGTGGtctatgtagtgtccacccttgacttgacttttatttcatgcataatagacttatctagactctttatggtgttttggattatgattatatatgtgtttcagttactcattatgatgctagacattttGGACATATACTATTTTGATGATTCATATGGATGACGACACTATCATTATTGACCATGAGATTTGATGGATCATATATATGttgatggattctatatgcatTACTATGTTGATGGACAATTGATGCTTTATATCAATCATGGATTTGATATTATTATGATTTCACTAACCCtagttcatgattacatatgatgagttgaCTATGCGACGTGTTCGATTATTGTATGACTATTTTCAtgagggacgatgtcacatcactcattgtgagcgagaTGTGTTGTTGGGATTCCCTATCACTTGCTTgttatgatatatgtatatatgttgtagTGTTTCTTTGTGGTTGtaggatttgcaggtactagacgctaactccacctagctccacaggtctgagcgtgtctttaaatcccaatggcatatggttcggagatggcatgagttcccctcacatactctaggtctaagttgttcactttgAGTCGTCAATGTCTTGGCGTAATTCACCATGCCAGTTAGTGAGTTGTGACTTTATGAGTATGCAAgtgttaattattttatttaattaattagtgtgtGATTTTATAGTTATTAATGTTTAATTTAAGTTATGAGATTAATTGGCCTTTTTtgtatttaatcatttaatatttaatgtttatttatttaatgttgacttatgatttattcaaaatttattgtttaaattctattgtggtttatttatttatttattgtttatggtttatttatttatttattaagtgtTTAATATTTGTggcttaattatttattgtttattaattcctttttaactttaatgttaattaaaattaattagaggttatttaattgttttattagcCTTTgggttatttatttaaattacccatttgatttatttaatcctaGCCTATAGTACTTGtgtgatttaattattatttatgttaTATCTCTTTTTACATCCTACTTATATTTATAAAAGTGATTTATATTATCCTGGCCTACCCTCTATTCTCATTGGTTGAtttgaggttagggttttggtTTGGAGGCTAGGGTTTAGGATTGGTATTCATTTTTATTTGGTATCCTGAGCATGTTGTAGGTTACACTTTTTTGaatctttatgcaatttttattttcaagcttggattttggctttggggagcttgttggatttttgTGGGCACTTCTGCAACCTTCTTCCATCACTTCTAATCCAAGTTGGAGGTCTTTGCTTTGAGATTTTATTTTCGGAATTTGTGTATTCTTCGTGTCTACAGAAATATGGATATATGCGtgtgtttttgggaaaaatattattttatatatagtttgaactatagTCTTGGGATAAATATTTCCCtacataaattataatatatagtttAACTTTAGGAACTAGGAAAAATACTTAATATTCATTGGTTGGGAGTTTTTCCGTGAGCGCACGACTCTATGCATTTTGACATTGTTCTTCTGGGATGAAATCTTGTCCTTCTTCCAATGAATGATGTTGGTTTTGGGCTTCATTGTGAATCTAGTTGTTTTAGAGGAGATTTGGGAGTTATTGGTTTAGTTTTGTGAGTTTTCGTTGACTGGCATTGTTGTGGAGGAGTGGTTTCAGTGATTTCCTCCTTGTTTCCTTGTTGTTTGATTCTATTTGGCTTTTGATCTCCTTGAGTTTTGTATTGATTGGAGAATGTGTTTCAGATTTGGATAGATTTGTTCTATGATTGTTTTCTGTGATAGTTGAGTCGGGAACTCTTATGTTTTGAATTTGCAATTTATCCTTCATGTATTTATGGATTTGTAATCTGTTTGTTGCTCTTATTTTGTCTTATCTGGGTGACATTTATCAATTTGGTTTTGGGACTTAAtcatttttccttgattttttatttgaattcataCCTTGGCTGTTTTTCTGTCAAATTTATGTTCTGTGTCAAATACGCTAAAGATTTCATCATATGTGCCATTTATTGAATCATATGCGCTAAACATTTGTTCAAATGCGCTACTTAATCAGACGCATCTGCTAATCTGTTAAGCGTATGTGCCAAAACAAAGAGTAAAAGTGTCAGTTAAGGTATCAAATGTGCTTCATAAGTTATCACATGGGCCGAACAATTAGTCAAATGTGTCATTCTGTTTGTCAGATGCGCTAATATGTGGTTAATGTGTATCATGTCAGTTCAGTAGTTAGTTTCAGATTTTCTGAGTTTgatcttgtaccagaggcattgttggATGTCTGGTGATGTATTCCAGATTCTGTATTTTGTCAAATTGATGATTATTTTGATGGATTTTGCTTCTATATTGTATTGTGAATCACTTTTTGTGGTTTTGTGCCCTCTATCATGTTGAGAAGCCATGATAGAGAGGGTTGGTTTATTGCTCTTTGATCAACAAGTTGATGTGCCTTGTTGTTGGTGTTTGTTTCATTTGTTGAGCAAATTCGCTTACGTTATTATGACTTGATGCATTCTTATGCTATGAGGCTccttgatgttatttggcattatGATTATTGGTTGTCCATGTATGCATATGGCTGCATGATGTTGATTATGGTTTTGAAATTTGTATGTTTCTTATGATCCtcttgatgtatttatgttatgggAACATGATAGAGGGAGTGGGATTCTTTGTGATGATTGgtatcatgagagataggcttgcatgaggttccttgtaaggatgcatgaattctagATCGCCGGGGCACATTGGAAGGTTTTCAtgattgtaaacaagtgataacattaataatgaattaatgagATGGGTAGTTAGGTtcactaatcaagataattaatagttgagccccatgacttgatcctagggaggatattttaggataagcCTGGGAAGGCCATTGCGAtagcaagtcaatctcccttggtctctcataggttgagatggctccacatgtccattaggcttGTGCCTTATGTATAGTATTTGTtataggatggcatgtgatgacactccactcctacatgtgtccccctTGTTGGATTACATTTATATCTTGTTGACttgtatgcctctgggagtttcttcttGGGATTGCTTGTGGTTGgtccttgcttgagagtccttgtataGTTTAGTCACTTTGGTTGTTAAGTGTCAGCTTAGGTCTAGAGCATGTGTTGGGACctcgtgtcatctcctagcatggggggtggttcctttggttccacatggtcgagtgattgatgcttttcaaccattgggatattctcttggattcttcatgcgtggatgtggatcCTTCTGTTGTAGCAGCTTATGGATGTTTCTTGCAATAGATTCATGTAATGTATTATCATGTAGATATGTAGATGTATTAGGAAGAGCCATTTTCATGATGCATTAGTCATATGATTGTAAAGGTAATTGTATTGTAGATGGTATCTTGGGATTATGTCATGGTTGTAATAAAACACTATGAGATGTATGGTGATGATCTTGTATAATGAAAGTAAATGGTTTCATGAAAATGTCATCTTTGTAATAGATTTAGATTTGAAAGGGAATTGATTTATGTTATTATTTGTATTAGTTTAGATTCCATGGTTCTCATTTAGGATGTGgattaatatgtgaaagaaccttaGGAGAATGGATTGAATATAATGTAGGAATTGTGATTGTTAGTTAATATCATGTGTTTGCATTGGAAAGAGAAATTTATGTATGGCATGTATCTAAGGAAAGCATTAGGATTCTTGCATTATGCATTTGGAACCTATGTtaaagaaaatgatcatgttaggaattTAGATGCATGAGTGGCATGGATAAGATGACTATATGTATGCATTAGATATTGTATTATCTCTTGGATGGATAAAGATAATGTATTTAGGATATGGTTAAGGGTTTAAGCACATTTGGATTTGGCtataaaaatgaattaaagaaaAGGGATAAGTTTTGCATTGAAAGAGTAAGCATATCATAGTAGTTGGTTGATAGAGTAGAGTGCATCtcataatggttaaataatcaagtaGATTGCATATCGTAATGAAAGGAAGTGTATAAGTTGCATTTGAATAAGATTAAGGATTAATCGATGATGTGTGATAATCATGTGAGTAGAATGTTATTGCTTATGACAGTTGTATTAAGTAATGACGTTAAGGTACCCTAGAGAGATAATAGTAATGATTGTGATGTTTATTCCACTTGTGTAATTAGTTAATGTGTTTATAATTCATGTGTATAATAATTAATGTTAGTGGATGTAATTGTagatgatgttatgtgttgcattaattgtaaataaaaaataaaataaaaatatcttcATTTAGTATGTTAGttgcttagtttctctagggtattttggtgggcattacagtcTAGTTCACTAGAAATAAAAAACCATTCTCCAATAAGTCTTAAAATGCTTATGAACAAAGCAATGTTTTCATCTTATACTCTAACATTTATTGTTTCTCCATCAAATTGGAAAATTTGTGGCTTGTTGCTACTAGCCATTGGTCAAGCTTTCTCATACAAACATTATAATCTCTAATTTTGGTAACTTGACATTGATATCAATATATTAAAAGGTTCTTGTGTTTTGTTTTGCTAATAGAAaaagctcatatatatatatatatatgatgaaatATACGTGTGCATCTTATTTTAtaaattatgttttatttaaaacTTTATACTAAGTTCTGTTGGATTCACCAACATATTTTTTTGAATACAAAAGATGCACATATGTAAAATAAATGCATAAATAACTTATACATTAGCTCAAAAAAATTACAACATActacaattttttttattgcatTCGTTAATCCATCTTGACTACTACTTCCACAATAATTTTTAAATagataaatataaaataatcaaattttaaCACTGATTAAAAactcttaaaaaaattaaattatatcataCAATCTACCAACACTAATACCACAGTACAAAAGGAAACATGAGAGACATGATAATAAATCTAACACTTCTTTTTAATTCAAGATTAACTCTAAATAGTAAATAATAAATTTAACACTCTTTTTTCAATTTAAGATTTTAGATCTTTTGAAAACCTGTTTTATcatttaaaaaaccaaaaaatgccAACTTcttttgagatttatatttttaggaCGTACAGGAAGATTGCACATTTTTTCACATAACAGACTGCTAATGTGCAATAATATATTTACTTAAAAGACTTTGTTTCTACTTTGGTGGCTAACAGCATTTATCAAACAGGTAAAGAGCCAGAAGATATGTCCACTGTAAGCAGTAAAAAGTTGTAagaatatttttatctttttagtaTTTAAACAGGCTAAAAACTGGATTATTCATAAAACGTTAAGAGATAAATAGTGTCCAAATGGCAGGTGATTGGAAGTAAAGTTGCCCATTACAGAGAATCATTATTGACAAACAAGCTGAGTAAGTTATTTAAGAAAAAGAAATCAATTAGTGCTTTCACATCATATAGATGGTGGAGTACAAGTAGTCAGCATTATCTAGACATAGATATACTAACTTGAACTCTTCCCAATTTATGATTGATTTGTTATCTGCATAGTTACTGATAGAAAGCGATGGTAATGTCTATCTGTCCTTAgccaagaataaaataaaataaaaacagcTATCAATAATATGTTTTGAATTCTTCAACCATTTTGTCTCTGTAAACTATGGCTATGAGAGATACATAAAATCTGTCCTACTTAAACTATCAGTATATGTTCACATGGAGCCTGATTAAACTAGTTGGTTTAACACAGGAAATCATCATTTTATCTTCATAAAATAGAATCTGGAATGTGGTATTAGACTGTATATTATCTGTGCATGAAAATGAGGAGAGACAAAAGAAGGAATGTCTGAACAGCGATAGATTTGGATTTTATGTCTCGTGCTAGTTCAAGAGAAAAATAAATCAACCCACCTTAAAATAGTGCAATATCCAAGGTCACCacagaagaaaggtgaatttgaaAATCTCCACATCACACGTACAATTTGGACtaagcaattttctattaacatacATGAGCAAATTTAGGTTATTAGGGTTTCAGAATGGTTCATCAATAGTCTGCCTTAGATCTGTAAATTTACAAAAGTAACAGTTAATGATCTATTCTTTACAAACAGTTAATGATCTGTTCTTTACAAACAGTTAATGATCAGTTCTTTACAAACAGTTAATGATCTGTTCTTTACAACAGACCATTTTGATAGATATGATCTAGTTTAGAGCACTGCTGAAGGAAGAGAAATAAATGAGAAAAGTATCAATTAAAGACATGAAGTTTTAACAGCTTATGTTAATGCATTTGAAAGCTTCTGGATTAACTGCATATGTGTCTTTTAACTTTTAGATCATACTCTGCGTTTTTAACTTTTAGATCATACTCTGAGACCCATCATCAGAATAGTGAACTAGAGAAGAGATGAGAGAAGTACCAGTTGAGCAGGAGCCTATCAAAGAACTGATCTCCATATTGTTAACCTTATTATTGCTCATGGATTGAAGAGCTTCAATCTGTGATTTAAGGAACTTGAGGTAGTTGACTGCTTCATCAAGCATGGAAGCAGTATCCATTTTAGCTCCACCTGGAACAAGCCTCTGAAGTATTCTGATCCTGTCACTGATCTTCTCCCTCCTCTGACGCGCTGCAACTGTCTGTGGGTCACTTGAAATCCTCACATTCTTTCGTTTGGCCTTTTTAAATATTTCTCTGCCTATATTTACAGGCCTGAAAGCTGCAGCCCTGTAAATCATTTCCCTCATGCTAGCAATGGCTTCTGCATCTGGTTCTATTCCTGCTGGATTGACATGATCAAATGCAAGGAATGAAGATGACAATGTAGAGGAGGAATAAGTATGACCCATTCTGAGTTTAGGATCATCTTCATATGTTTTGGCTTTGGCTTTGGCTTTGGCCTTGGATTTAGATTTGGGCTTCATGGAATCTGACAAGCCTTGGGAATTGGGCTGATAATTATCAATAATATAACTGTTTTTATGTAGTAGATTGGTAGAGGAGGTGACAATACTGCTGCTACTTTTTTTTGGATGGACTATATCAGACAATGCCATCGATTTCATATTACCATTCACATTGTTCTCTGTGTTATTGGTGGGTGGCATTCCAACATTTTTCTCTTTAGTATCAATGTGCTCAGAGGAGAATACACAGTCTAGGGATTCAGTTGCGTATTGCTGGCTTCTGAACAGCATTAAATCATCGTACGAAGAAGAACCAACTTGCTGCAGACATGCAATGGCATGATCTGGCTTGGG
This window harbors:
- the LOC131027430 gene encoding transcription factor bHLH87-like; translated protein: MKPKSKSKAKAKAKAKTYEDDPKLRMGHTYSSSTLSSSFLAFDHVNPAGIEPDAEAIASMREMIYRAAAFRPVNIGREIFKKAKRKNVRISSDPQTVAARQRREKISDRIRILQRLVPGGAKMDTASMLDEAVNYLKFLKSQIEALQSMSNNKVNNMEISSLIGSCSTGTSLISSLVHYSDDGSQSMI